From a region of the Trichoderma atroviride chromosome 6, complete sequence genome:
- a CDS encoding uncharacterized protein (EggNog:ENOG41) — protein MNKDSCFNYVHMHRSGDADLFEDFCKDKLPDDEIYVPPQHRPINPEDEDDVVPDQHAAFGIQRATQRVKESAWKDLGLSDLMRKGPSSESKAAGPSKASKALPR, from the exons ATG AACAAAGACTCGTGCTTCAACTACGTGCACATGCATCGCTCCGGCGACGCGGATCTCTTCGAGGACTTCTGCAAGGACAAGCTCCCCGACGACGAGATTTACGTCCCGCCTCAGCACCGGCCTATCAACccagaagacgaggatgacgtGGTACCCGATCAGCACGCAGCATTTGGGATCCAGCGCGCGACGCAGCGCGTCAAGGAGTCCGCGTGGAAAGACCTGGGCTTGTCGGATTTGATGAGAAAAGGGCCCAGCTCAGAGAGCAAGGCTGCTGGGCCGAGCAAGGCGTCAAAGGCGTTACCGCGGTGA